One window from the genome of Rhodococcus sp. ABRD24 encodes:
- the atzF gene encoding allophanate hydrolase — protein MTTSFAGTPTDRVRDAFARIAECNRAEVWITLRTPDDVLADAVEVERRADAGERLPLAGTVFAVKDNIDVAGLPTTAACPEFAYVPAESAPAVARLQEAGAVLLGKTNLDQFATGLVGTRSPYGAVRSALHPDRVAGGSSSGSGAVVGLGIADFALGTDTAGSGRVPAAFNGIVGMKPTIGLVPTTGVVPACADFDCVTVLAPTLEVASRAMSTMIGPDGRDPRSRSWPADVRLAAPLQPRVGVPLPKQLDVLSDSYRNSFEATVRRAEEAGIAVVPVDIAPLLAAATLLYDGALVAERFDAVGRFVTGRPDAQLDPTVADIVRGAESEPAHRFVRDMGALASARLYSDGLFVDVDALLLPTTTEHPLLADVLAEPLTINRRLGTFTNFCNVLDMAAVAVPAESAPEEAFGVMMVTPAFGDQVALDIAARLVGEEPGVLAPDQGIALAVFGAHLRGQPLHHQLEDLGARFDRTVATTVDYRMVRLPSDPPKPGVVHAPGADGRALPGELYRISAAGLGRFLAALPAPMALTSTTLNDGTTAVGFTCTPAAALDGVDITEFGGWLGYLEGALA, from the coding sequence ATGACGACGTCTTTCGCCGGCACCCCCACCGACCGTGTCCGTGACGCATTCGCGCGGATCGCCGAATGTAACCGCGCCGAGGTGTGGATCACACTCCGGACGCCTGACGACGTCCTCGCCGATGCAGTGGAAGTGGAGCGGCGGGCCGACGCAGGTGAGCGGCTCCCGCTGGCCGGAACGGTTTTCGCGGTGAAGGACAACATCGATGTCGCGGGTCTGCCTACGACGGCCGCCTGTCCGGAGTTCGCCTATGTACCAGCGGAATCCGCGCCCGCGGTCGCCCGTCTCCAGGAGGCGGGTGCTGTGCTGCTGGGTAAGACCAACCTGGACCAGTTCGCAACCGGGTTGGTGGGCACACGCAGCCCGTACGGCGCGGTGCGGTCCGCGCTCCACCCGGATCGGGTTGCAGGTGGCTCCAGTTCCGGGTCGGGAGCAGTCGTCGGCCTGGGAATCGCAGACTTCGCGCTCGGCACCGACACCGCCGGTTCCGGACGAGTTCCGGCGGCGTTCAACGGAATCGTCGGGATGAAGCCGACGATCGGGCTGGTGCCGACCACCGGCGTGGTTCCGGCGTGCGCCGACTTCGACTGTGTGACGGTCCTCGCTCCCACTCTCGAGGTCGCGAGCCGGGCTATGTCCACCATGATCGGCCCGGACGGCCGCGATCCGCGCAGCCGTTCATGGCCCGCCGACGTGCGGCTTGCGGCGCCGCTGCAGCCTCGGGTGGGCGTGCCGCTGCCGAAGCAGCTCGACGTGCTCAGCGACAGTTACCGCAACAGCTTCGAGGCGACGGTGCGCCGCGCCGAGGAGGCGGGGATCGCGGTGGTGCCCGTCGACATCGCGCCGTTGCTTGCGGCCGCGACCCTGCTCTACGACGGGGCCCTCGTTGCCGAGCGTTTCGATGCCGTGGGCCGATTCGTCACCGGACGCCCGGACGCCCAGCTCGATCCCACCGTGGCCGACATCGTCCGCGGTGCGGAGAGCGAGCCTGCGCACCGATTCGTCCGGGACATGGGCGCACTGGCCTCGGCCCGCCTGTACAGCGACGGGTTGTTCGTCGACGTCGACGCGCTGCTGCTGCCCACGACGACCGAGCATCCGCTGCTCGCGGACGTGCTCGCCGAGCCGCTCACGATCAACCGCCGGCTCGGGACCTTCACCAACTTCTGCAACGTGCTGGACATGGCCGCGGTGGCAGTGCCGGCCGAGTCTGCGCCGGAGGAGGCGTTCGGGGTCATGATGGTGACCCCGGCATTCGGGGACCAGGTGGCTCTCGACATCGCCGCGCGGCTCGTCGGCGAGGAACCCGGCGTGCTCGCGCCGGACCAGGGAATTGCGCTGGCGGTCTTCGGTGCCCATCTGCGGGGCCAGCCGCTGCATCACCAGCTCGAGGATCTGGGCGCCCGCTTCGACCGCACGGTCGCCACCACGGTGGACTACCGCATGGTGCGGCTCCCGTCCGATCCACCCAAGCCGGGCGTGGTGCACGCTCCCGGCGCCGACGGGCGGGCACTGCCCGGCGAGCTCTACCGCATCTCCGCCGCCGGGCTGGGGCGGTTCCTCGCCGCGTTGCCGGCGCCGATGGCGCTGACGTCGACCACACTTAACGACGGCACCACCGCCGTCGGCTTCACATGCACGCCCGCGGCCGCGCTCGACGGGGTGGACATCACCGAGTTCGGTGGTTGGCTGGGATACCTCGAGGGTGCGCTCGCGTGA
- a CDS encoding GntR family transcriptional regulator, translated as MTADSLAERVYVELREQIMSGGLPTHSRLVEGRLCETLGVSRTPLREALVRLHSDGVVTRREDGYYPTFPDLDSIRDLYELRIILELRGIARHLEDGDLEFDRGILEATRARWLALAADPPEPSPDIVQLDQQFHLDVSTAAGNPALTRTLATVNSQIRLVRMYDYRTPERVRATIDEHLMIVGQILDGDLGRALSSLHAHVGDSFDVVEARAVQAITAHALHGRY; from the coding sequence GTGACGGCCGACAGCCTGGCCGAGCGCGTGTACGTCGAGCTGCGGGAACAGATCATGAGCGGCGGTCTGCCCACTCACTCCCGTCTGGTGGAGGGCCGGCTGTGCGAGACGCTGGGGGTGTCGCGGACGCCGCTGCGAGAAGCTCTGGTGCGCCTGCACTCCGACGGCGTCGTCACTCGACGCGAGGACGGCTACTACCCGACCTTCCCGGATCTCGACAGCATCCGGGATCTGTACGAACTGCGGATCATCCTCGAGTTGCGGGGCATCGCCCGGCATCTCGAGGATGGGGATCTGGAGTTCGATCGGGGGATTCTCGAGGCGACGCGGGCGCGGTGGCTTGCGCTCGCGGCCGATCCGCCCGAGCCGTCGCCGGACATCGTCCAATTGGACCAGCAGTTCCACCTCGATGTGTCGACCGCTGCCGGCAATCCGGCCTTGACTCGCACATTGGCTACGGTCAACAGCCAGATCCGTTTGGTGCGGATGTACGACTACCGCACTCCCGAACGGGTCCGGGCGACCATCGACGAGCATCTGATGATCGTCGGGCAGATTCTCGACGGCGACCTCGGGCGCGCATTGTCGTCGCTGCACGCGCACGTCGGGGATTCCTTCGACGTGGTCGAGGCGCGTGCGGTCCAGGCAATCACGGCCCACGCGTTGCACGGCCGGTACTGA
- a CDS encoding chorismate mutase, which translates to MSVHTESIAVHTAGSAQDADADRLDRLEQEIAALDAQILAAVRRRSDLARTLAPVELPTSPTGPATHERFDGLGSDGPVLGRLLSRLSLAHPR; encoded by the coding sequence GTGTCCGTTCATACCGAATCGATCGCCGTCCACACCGCCGGATCGGCTCAGGACGCCGACGCAGACCGACTCGACCGACTCGAGCAGGAAATCGCCGCCCTGGATGCCCAGATCCTGGCTGCCGTCCGCCGGCGCTCCGACCTTGCCCGCACGCTCGCTCCGGTGGAGTTACCGACGTCTCCGACGGGTCCGGCAACCCACGAGCGATTCGACGGTCTGGGCTCCGACGGCCCCGTGCTCGGACGTCTTCTGAGCCGGCTGAGCCTCGCCCACCCGCGGTAA
- a CDS encoding MarR family winged helix-turn-helix transcriptional regulator, with product MQQETAVDEVAAVHAELVQLARQLVTGGRAADGAPSFAQHSVLSYIGRNPGCRATEISDAFGVNRSTVSRQLRGCVDAGWVLADSGSVRAGHPLQLTGQGIAVVAAADRRRFDDVRTRVQGWSATEIAQFARLLHRFRTGAAPTVAIAGDDTHA from the coding sequence GTGCAACAAGAAACGGCGGTCGACGAGGTTGCCGCAGTACACGCCGAGCTGGTTCAGCTGGCGCGTCAACTGGTGACCGGGGGCCGGGCGGCGGATGGTGCGCCGTCCTTCGCCCAGCACTCGGTTCTCTCCTATATCGGGCGTAACCCTGGTTGCCGGGCCACCGAGATCTCCGACGCGTTCGGGGTCAATCGCTCCACCGTGTCGCGGCAGCTGCGCGGCTGCGTCGACGCAGGCTGGGTCCTGGCCGACTCGGGTTCTGTGCGCGCGGGCCACCCACTGCAGCTGACCGGGCAGGGCATCGCAGTCGTCGCTGCCGCCGATCGGCGGCGCTTCGACGACGTACGGACCCGGGTCCAAGGTTGGTCGGCCACCGAGATTGCACAGTTCGCCCGTCTTCTGCACCGGTTCCGCACCGGCGCAGCCCCCACCGTCGCAATTGCTGGAGATGACACCCATGCGTGA